TCTCGCATGAATCCCGGATCAGGTCCGGGATGACGAAAGAGAAACCGAAACGCGAATCGCGAGTGAAGTTGCGCAGTTTTCCGCCATTTCCCGAAATTGTCTCAGCGCAGCTTTGCGCATCCCAGTGCTGCCGCATCGATGGCGGTCGCGGCGCCGCGCAAACGATAGGTGTCTGCGATTGCGCCGCCCGTTGCGGTCCCGCTTTCGACGCTCATGCTTGGCGCGGACCGCATCGCGGCGACGATTGCGGCATCCATCCGCGCGTCGCTCGCCCAGCCATGCGCGCCATTGCCGGTCAGGATGAAGCGGCGGCTGCCGATCGTCAGTCGCAGTTCGCGGTCCGGCGCGCGCGCTTTCGACAATCGGACGTAAAATTGCCCGCGTATGCGCGACTTCGGCCAATAGCCGACGCTGGCATAGCCTTTCACCTGCGGCTTGCCGATCGTCGCCGACGGTGCGGCGAGTGCATAGCAACGCGGCGTCGCTGGATCGCGGAACGCGCCCCAGCCCTCGAAAATGCCGAGCGCGGTCGGGCCGGAGGCAACTGCCACGGCCGGCACCGCCGCCAGCATCAAGAAAAGGAAGGCCCACCGCCGCATTGCGCCTCGTTCGCGCGATTGGGGATGCTTTGCAAGCATGGCTTGCACGCGCCGCCCTGTGCGTTAAGGAAGGTGGACATTTTCAGGGGCCAGAATCGGGGTGCGAATCGCCTCCGATGGTCTGTCCCCAAGGGACTTTTCCCGAGAAGCACGCAGGATGGCGGATTAAGAATGAAAGCGACGATCGAACGCGCAGTGTTGTTGAAGAGCCTCGGCCACGTCCAGTCGGTGGTCGAACGGCGCAATACGATCCCGATCCTCTCGAACGTGCTGATCGAAGCCGATGCGTCGGGCCAGCTCAAGCTGATGGCGACCGACCTCGATCTGCAGGTCGTCGAAACGATCGCGGCCAAGGTTGAAACGCCCGGAACCACCACCGTGTCGGCGCACACGCTCTTCGAAATCGCGCGCAAGCTTCCCGAGGGATCGGAAGTCAGCCTCGCCGCGGCCGAAGGCAAGATGCAGGTCAAGGCCGGCCGGTCGAACTTCAACCTGCCGACGCTGCCGCGCGACGATTTTCCCGTGATCGCCGAGGGTGACCTGCCGACCAATTTCGAGCTGCCCGTCGCCGAACTGATCCAGATCATCGACAAGACGCGCTTCGCGATCTCGACCGAGGAAACGCGTTACTATCTCAACGGCATCTTCCTGCACGTCGCAGAGGACGCGTCGGGTCCGGTGCTGAAGGCCGCGGCGACCGACGGCCACCGCCTCGCGCGCTACACTGTCACGCGCCCCGACGGCGCCTCGTCGATGCCCGACGTCATCGTGCCGCGCAAATGCGTCACGGAAATCCGCAAGCTGCTCGACGAGGCCGAGGGTAACGTCGAGATCAGCCTGTCGGCAAGCAAGGTCCGTTTCCAGCTTGGCAATGCGATCCTGACCTCGAAGCTGATCGACGGAACCTTCCCCGATTACAGCCGCGTCATTCCGACTGCGAACGACAAGCTGCTCAAGGTCGATCCGAAGAGCCTCTATCAGGGCGTCGACCGCGTCTCGACAATTGCCAGCGAAAAGACCCGCGCGGTCAAGGTCGGGCTCGACAAGGACCGCATCACGCTGAGCGTGACCAGCCCCGAAAACGGCACGGCTGCTGAAGAGGTCGCTGCCGCCTATGACAGCGACACGATGGAGATCGGCTTTAACGCCCGCTACCTCAGCGATATCCTAGGCCAGGTTGACGGCGATACCGTCGAACTCCACCTCGCCGACGCGAACGCCCCGACGCTGATCCGCGAAAGCGAGAAGAGCCCAGCGCTCTATGTGCTGATGCCGATGCGGGTCTGACGACCGCTACATCGCCAAACGAAAAAAGGCCCCGCGTTTGCGGGGCCTTTTCTTATCCGGCCTTCGCGACCCGCCAGATCACGCCGCCGGTGTCGTCGGCAACCAGCGCGCTGCCGTCCTTGGCGACCTTGACGTCGGCGGGGCGGCCACGGGTCGTCTTGCCGTCCTTGCCGAGGAACTGGTCGAGCAGGGTGACCGGAAGCGCGTCGACCGGTTTGCCGTTGGCGCCGAACTTGACGAACACGACGTCATAGCCGGTAACGGGTTCGCGGTTCCACGATCCGTGGCGGGCGATCAGCGCACCGTTCGCCCAGCGCTCGCCAAGGTCGAGGCCCTGCGTAAAGGTGAAGCCCAGCGGCGCGGTGTGGGCGCCGAGACCATATTCGGGACGCTTGACATATTGCCGGCGATCCTCGGCTTCGGGCTCGACGCGTGGATCGACATAGCCGCCCCAATAATACCAGGGCCAGCCATAGAAATCGCCTTCGGTGACATCGGTCAGATAATCCGGAACAAGGTCACTGCCGAGCATGTCGCGTTCGTTGACCACCGTCCACATCCGGTCGCTGCCGGGATAGAAATTGAGGCCGACGGGGTTCCGGATGCCCGCGGCGAAGGTGCGCATATATCCATTTTCGGGACGCACTTCGAGCACGCTGGCACGGCGGAATTCGCGGTTCATGCCGGCTTCGCCGATATTGGAGTCGGCGCCGACGCCGATATAGAGCCATCCGTTGGGTGCGACGGCAAGGCTTTTGGTCCAATGACGGTTGGTGCCTTTTGCCGGCAGGTCGACGAGCTTCTTGGGCTTGCCGCTCATCTTTGTCTCGCCGGCGACATAGGGGAAGGCGAGCAGCGCGTCGGTGTTCGCGACATAGAGCGTGCTGCCGACCAGCGCCATGCCATAGGGTGAGTTGAGTCCGGTGATATAGGCGGTCTTTACTTCGGCCTTGCCGTCGCCGTCGGTGTCGCGGAGCAGGCTGATCCGGTTCGCCGAAGGTTTGCGGCCTGCGCCGCCCTTGCCCATCAGCGACTTCATCACCGCACCCTGCACGCCGCCATCCTTGCGCGGCGGGCTCTGCGATTCCGCCACGAGCACATCGCCGTTGGGAAGCACCAGCATCGTTCGCGGATGATCGAGCCCTTCGGCAAAGCGCGCGACCGCAAGTCCCTGCGCGGCGCGTGGCGCCTGTCCGGCGGGCCAGCTTGTCGCCTCGGGCACGTTGACCGTCGGGAAGGTCTCGGTCTTTTGCGACGCCATCACAGGTACGCGGCCGCTGAGTTCGGCGGTCGAGAAGCGCGCCACATCGGGCCGCGACATGATGTATAGCGTGATGCCACCGACGATCAGCAGCAGCAAAAGGGCGAGGGCGGCATATTTCAGGATCTTGCGCATGATGCCTGTCTACACGGGCGACGCGCGGCGTCAAAGGGGTTGCATCGGCACGTCAAGGTTAACCGTGGCGGTCCCGCAATTAACCTTACCCGATCGTTCATCACGGTTGGGAACGAGGCGGTGAGGGGCGGGCGCTAGGAGTTGGGGCACGATCTAACGGACCAGGAACGACATGAATCTGCCCGCCCCCTTTCTGACCGATCGCGCCGCGGTCGAGGATGCCCATGCGCTGATCAGCATGCATGGCGAGGAGGCAGGTTTTGCCGCCGCCGCGAGGGCGGAGCAATATCGCGTGCTGGGCAATCACATCCATTTCGCGCGCTGGCGCCAGATCGAACGGCTGATCACCTATTTGTCGGTCGAGGATATCCTCGATACCGTCCACTAGGATCTAGAGTCGCAATCCCGAGGTTTCGGGCAATCCCGCCATGATGTTGAGATTCTGGACGCAGGCGCCGCTCGCGCCCTTGCCCAGATTGTCGAGCCGCGCGACGAGGCGCAATTGGCGACCGGCAGGATCGGAAAAGAGCGTCAGCTCCATCCGGTCGGTCGCTTCGTCCTTCTGACTGAGGAGCAATTCGCTCTCGTCGCCGCGCCGCACCGATACGAGCGGTGAGCCCTCGAAATGGGCGGCGAGTGCATCGAACGCCGCATCGGCGGTCGGTGCGTCGAAGCTCAGCGGCACCTCGACGAGCATGCCGCGATAGACGGGGACGACGGCCGGCGCGAACAAGGGCGGGTGCATCAGGCCCGCGCCCCGCTGCATTTCAGGGACATGCTTGTGGTTCAGCGACAGACCATAGCTGCGGAAGCCGATATCGGGCTCGGCCTCGAAGCGCGCGATCAATTCCTTGCCGCCGCCCGAATAACCCGACACCGCGTTGATGCTGAGCCGCGCGTCTGTCGGCAATATCCCTGCTGCGACCAGCGGTGCGACGAGCGCGAGAAAGCCCGTCGGATAACAGCCGGGATTGCTGAGGCGCGTCGAAGCGGCGATCGCTTCGCGCTGTCCCGCGCTCAGTTCGGGAAATCCGTAGGCCCAGTCGGGGGCGACGCGGTGCGCCGTCGATGCGTCGATGACTTTCGTGCTGTCGTTGCGGATCATCGCGACCGCCTCGATCGCCGCGGCGTCGGGTAGGCAGAGGATCACGAAATCGGCGCCGTTCAGCGCCTCGGCGCGGCGTGCAGCGTCCTTGCGCTCGGCGTCGGGCAGGGTGATCAGCGCGAACTCGTTCCGTCCAGCAAGCCGCTCGGCAATTTCCAGGCCCGTCGTTCCCGCCGCGCCGTCGATGAAGACCGTTTTTGTCATGATTTTACCGCAGTCGTTTATAGCCGGAGACCGGCACATCATTCCCTTTCGCCACCGAACGCGCGATCACGTCGGCCAGCGGTTCGCTATTCACTGCGTTCCATCGTCGGCTGGCGTGGATGATGGTCTGGCTGTCAGCCATGATACCGACATGCCCGGGGAAGAAGACGAGGTCGCCGCGTGCGAGCGCCGCCGGATCGACATCCTTGTCGGCGCCGAGCGATGCCAGTTGCAGGTCGCTGTCGCGGGGTAACTCTATTCCCGCTGCTGCCCATACAAGCTGGACGAGACCCGAACAGTCGATCCCCTTGGCGGTGCGTCCGCCCCATAGATAGGACGTGCCGATCATCTGTTCGGCGAGTTCGGCGGGGTCGCTGTCCTCCGTGCCGACTTCGACAAGCGAAGCGAGCGGCAGATAACCGTGCGAGGTTGCAAGCCATTCGCCTTCGGGCTCGCCCATCACCAGCGATCCGCGCGGCAGGACGGCGGGGCCGCCGCTCGCGGCGTCGGGTGCGCTGTGCAGCATCGCTTCGATCATCGCGACGCGGTGCGTCGGCGCGATCGGCGCGGCAAGCGCCTCGGCGGCGAGATAGCCGACATAATGATCGGCAAGGCAATAACCCCACGCCCAGCCGCCAGTCAGGTCGAGCAAGGCGAAGCCCTCGCCGAACAGCAGCTCGCTCGTCTGGTCGGCGTCGACCGACGGCGAGGCGCGCAGCGACGCAGCAGGCAGCACGCCGCTGCGCATCATCGGCGCGGCATAATGGGGCGCGAAATGCGTTCCAGCGACGGCAATATCGGCAAGGTCGGGACGGATCGCGACGACGCGCGGATCGAAGCTTTGCGACGTGCCGGTCAGGCCAAAGCGATCGCGGCCCGCGCCAGCGGCGCCGGGGCGACCCATGCGCACGCGGTTTGCCGCTGAATTATCGCCACTTTCTGCTGTCACTTGCCGTCCTGTAAAAAACTGGGTTCCGCGCGGTGCGGACAATCGCGCGCCATTAGACCAGCAGCCCCCTCTTTATCAAGAATGTTCAGGTTTTCCCGCGCCGGTCGTAGCGCGACTGCAGCATCGCCCAAGCGGCGCGAAGCCCCAGCGCGGCACCGCCTTTGGGTCGCCCCGGCTTCGCAGACGGGCGCCAGGCGAAGGTGTCGAGATGCGCCCATGCCGTCCCGTCGGGGATGAAGCGCTTGAGAAACAGTGCGGCGGTGATCGACCCGGCGAAGGGTGAACTCCCAGCATTGCCGAGATCGGCGATGTCGGTTTCGAGCAGGTCGGCATAGCCGTCCCACAGCGGCATCCGCCAAAGCGGATCGTCGCGATCCGTCCCTGCCGAGAGCATCGCGTCGGCGAGCGCATCGTCGTTGGCGAACAGCGGTGGCAGATCGGGGCCGAGAGCGACGCGGGCTGCCCCGGTCAATGTCGCGAAATCGACGATCAGTTCGGGTTTCGCTTCGCCGGCCTTCGCCAGCGCGTCGCCGAGCACGAGCCGCCCCTCGGCATCGGTGTTTCCGATTTCGACCGTCAGGCCCTTGCGGCTCTTCAGAACGTCGCCGGGACGGAAGGCGTCGGCAGAAATCGCATTCTCGGCTGCGGCGACGAGGCAGTGGAGGCGCACCGGCAGGCCGGATGCCATGACCAGTTCGGCGAGCGCCAGCACGTGCGCCGCGCCGCCCATGTCCTTTTTCATCAGCCGCATGCCGGCCGCCGGCTTGATATCGAGACCGCCGCTGTCGAAGCTGATCCCCTTGCCGACGAAAGCGACACGCGGATGATCGTCCTTGCCCCATTCGATCTCGATCAGGCGCGGCGCATGATGCTTGGCCGCGGCGCGCCCGACCGCGTGGATCATCGGATAGCCCTGCTCGAGCGCCTCGCCCTTGGTGACGGTGAGCTTGCCGCCGTGCGCCTTGGCGATGCGTTCTGCGGCTTTCTCGATTGCCGCCGGCCCCATATCTGCGGCGGGAGTGTTTACCATGTCGCGGACAAGGGCGGTCGCGCGCACTTCGGCAACCATCGGCGCAATGGAACCGACGTCGGTGGTCAAGAGCACGCGCGGCCCTTTGGTCGGCGGGTTCGATTTATAGGTGTCGAAGCGATATTGTGCGCTCATCCAGCCGAACAGTGCCTTTCCGGGCTGCTGGCCTTCGACGCGATAGCGACCTTCGGGCAGGATTTGTCCCAGCTTGGCGAGGCACCAGGCCGACAGGCTCTCGACATTGGCGACGGTGGTCACGACAGCCCATTTTTCGGGATCGTCGCCCGGCAGGATTGCGTGGACAAAGGCATCGGGCTTGAAGCCGACCGCAGCAAGATGTGCGCGTTCGCGCGCGCTGCGGCCCTTAAGCCATTCGTCATAGCCCTTCTTGTCGACGAGGTGGATCGAGCGCGCGTCCTGCCCCTTGTCGGGCTGGATCAGGTCGGAATAGTCGGTCATGCACGGGTGCTAGGCCGCTCGGGATATTTTGTCGATTCCCGGCGTTATGTCGGCATGACGATCTACACACCCTGGCGAAAGGCCACTTCGTTTCTTGCCGGCGCGCTGTTGCTGGCGGGCTGTTCCGACGACAAGCCGACGAAGGCGGAAAAAGTGGCGGCCGCGTCGGTGCCGGGGGCACCTCCACAAGCGGCGGCTGACGAGGCTGCAAAAGGCGCGCCCGCGTCAAACGTCACCGAAAGCAACGAGTTGATCGAGTTCGTCTACGCCTATCCCAAGGAAGCCGCTCAGATCCCCGAACTCGCCAAGGCGCTCGACAGCGACCGGGCGGCGAAGCGCGCGGCGCTGGTGGCCGCAGCGGAGCGCGACAGGACGGCGGCCGAAAAGGAGGGATTTCCCTATCGTGCGCATAGTCATCGTCAGGCTTGGCAGCGCGTGACGGAAACGCCACGGTTCCTCAGCCTCTCGGCCGAGATCGAGACCTATGCCGGCGGCGCGCATGGGATGCAGACGTTCGATACGCTGATATGGGATCGCAATCGC
This genomic window from Sphingopyxis sp. YR583 contains:
- a CDS encoding C40 family peptidase → MTAESGDNSAANRVRMGRPGAAGAGRDRFGLTGTSQSFDPRVVAIRPDLADIAVAGTHFAPHYAAPMMRSGVLPAASLRASPSVDADQTSELLFGEGFALLDLTGGWAWGYCLADHYVGYLAAEALAAPIAPTHRVAMIEAMLHSAPDAASGGPAVLPRGSLVMGEPEGEWLATSHGYLPLASLVEVGTEDSDPAELAEQMIGTSYLWGGRTAKGIDCSGLVQLVWAAAGIELPRDSDLQLASLGADKDVDPAALARGDLVFFPGHVGIMADSQTIIHASRRWNAVNSEPLADVIARSVAKGNDVPVSGYKRLR
- a CDS encoding DUF4163 domain-containing protein, with translation MTIYTPWRKATSFLAGALLLAGCSDDKPTKAEKVAAASVPGAPPQAAADEAAKGAPASNVTESNELIEFVYAYPKEAAQIPELAKALDSDRAAKRAALVAAAERDRTAAEKEGFPYRAHSHRQAWQRVTETPRFLSLSAEIETYAGGAHGMQTFDTLIWDRNRRKQLKPLDLFQSGEAFDAAIRDPFCAAIKRAKAAKGMAVDEAPDSVFAKCPPASAQTVWLGSSDGRYLDRMTIGIAPYEIGAYAEGSYKINVPVTGALVKAVKDEFARDFLPIR
- the dnaN gene encoding DNA polymerase III subunit beta; its protein translation is MKATIERAVLLKSLGHVQSVVERRNTIPILSNVLIEADASGQLKLMATDLDLQVVETIAAKVETPGTTTVSAHTLFEIARKLPEGSEVSLAAAEGKMQVKAGRSNFNLPTLPRDDFPVIAEGDLPTNFELPVAELIQIIDKTRFAISTEETRYYLNGIFLHVAEDASGPVLKAAATDGHRLARYTVTRPDGASSMPDVIVPRKCVTEIRKLLDEAEGNVEISLSASKVRFQLGNAILTSKLIDGTFPDYSRVIPTANDKLLKVDPKSLYQGVDRVSTIASEKTRAVKVGLDKDRITLSVTSPENGTAAEEVAAAYDSDTMEIGFNARYLSDILGQVDGDTVELHLADANAPTLIRESEKSPALYVLMPMRV
- a CDS encoding leucyl aminopeptidase family protein, giving the protein MTDYSDLIQPDKGQDARSIHLVDKKGYDEWLKGRSARERAHLAAVGFKPDAFVHAILPGDDPEKWAVVTTVANVESLSAWCLAKLGQILPEGRYRVEGQQPGKALFGWMSAQYRFDTYKSNPPTKGPRVLLTTDVGSIAPMVAEVRATALVRDMVNTPAADMGPAAIEKAAERIAKAHGGKLTVTKGEALEQGYPMIHAVGRAAAKHHAPRLIEIEWGKDDHPRVAFVGKGISFDSGGLDIKPAAGMRLMKKDMGGAAHVLALAELVMASGLPVRLHCLVAAAENAISADAFRPGDVLKSRKGLTVEIGNTDAEGRLVLGDALAKAGEAKPELIVDFATLTGAARVALGPDLPPLFANDDALADAMLSAGTDRDDPLWRMPLWDGYADLLETDIADLGNAGSSPFAGSITAALFLKRFIPDGTAWAHLDTFAWRPSAKPGRPKGGAALGLRAAWAMLQSRYDRRGKT
- the argC gene encoding N-acetyl-gamma-glutamyl-phosphate reductase, producing MTKTVFIDGAAGTTGLEIAERLAGRNEFALITLPDAERKDAARRAEALNGADFVILCLPDAAAIEAVAMIRNDSTKVIDASTAHRVAPDWAYGFPELSAGQREAIAASTRLSNPGCYPTGFLALVAPLVAAGILPTDARLSINAVSGYSGGGKELIARFEAEPDIGFRSYGLSLNHKHVPEMQRGAGLMHPPLFAPAVVPVYRGMLVEVPLSFDAPTADAAFDALAAHFEGSPLVSVRRGDESELLLSQKDEATDRMELTLFSDPAGRQLRLVARLDNLGKGASGACVQNLNIMAGLPETSGLRL
- a CDS encoding PQQ-dependent sugar dehydrogenase; translation: MRKILKYAALALLLLLIVGGITLYIMSRPDVARFSTAELSGRVPVMASQKTETFPTVNVPEATSWPAGQAPRAAQGLAVARFAEGLDHPRTMLVLPNGDVLVAESQSPPRKDGGVQGAVMKSLMGKGGAGRKPSANRISLLRDTDGDGKAEVKTAYITGLNSPYGMALVGSTLYVANTDALLAFPYVAGETKMSGKPKKLVDLPAKGTNRHWTKSLAVAPNGWLYIGVGADSNIGEAGMNREFRRASVLEVRPENGYMRTFAAGIRNPVGLNFYPGSDRMWTVVNERDMLGSDLVPDYLTDVTEGDFYGWPWYYWGGYVDPRVEPEAEDRRQYVKRPEYGLGAHTAPLGFTFTQGLDLGERWANGALIARHGSWNREPVTGYDVVFVKFGANGKPVDALPVTLLDQFLGKDGKTTRGRPADVKVAKDGSALVADDTGGVIWRVAKAG